ACCGACGCTGCCGGCCGGCACGTGCTGGCGCGGGGTGCTCAGTCGGGGTGCGGCCAGCTGGGGCTCGACCAGGCCCATATAGGCGAAACCCGGAGCGAACCCGAGAGCGAAGACGCTGTACTCGCGGGCGCAGTGCATTCCGACCAGTTCCGCTTCGTCCATTGCGCAACGGCTGGCCAGTATCGGCAGGTCTGGCCCGACGCTGGCGTGATACCACACGGGGATTTCGTGCAGTGTGCCGCTTCGTTTGTCGTCCAGCGGCTGCAGGTTTTGCAGTGCGGCGGCGATGTGCGAGCGCGCTTGGCGTTCGTCAAGCCGGAGCAGGTCGAAGGTGACCATCAGCGTGGTGTAGGACGGCACCAGTTCGACCAGCGCCGGGCCGAAGCGATCACGCAGACGCTCGGCCGCCGCCAGTAGCCAGGGCATGTTCGCTTCATCAATGTCGTCGAACAGGCGCAGCGTCAAGGTATCGAGCGCTGCGGTTTCGATCCGCACGCGCATGATCAGCGCAGATCGGCCAGCGCGGCGGCGATCTGTCGGACCACGGCGACCGCACCGGGGTTGTCGCCATGCACGCAAAGCGTATCGGCAGCAAGGTGCAGCGCACCGCCGTCCGTGGTCACCAGCGGCTCCCCTCGCGCCAGCGTCAGAGCCTGCTCGAGTATGTCGGTGGCCAGATGGTGTACGGCCCCGGGCCGGTCGCGCCCGACCAGATAGCCATCGGCGTCGTAGGCCCGATCGGCGAAGGCCTCGAACATCAGCGACAGGCCGACTTCGCTCGCCATGACCTGTGCCTGGCTGTTATCACGGCGCGCCAGCAGCATCAGTTGCAAGGCTGGATCGTAACGGTGCACCGCCTGCATGACCGCTCGCAGCAGATCGGGACGACGCATCATGTCGTTATACAGCGCGCCGTGCGGCTTGACGTACTCGACGCGGGTACCCTCGGCGCGGCAGATGCCGTCCAGCGCGCCGATCTGATACAGCAGCATGTCTTCCACTTCCTGATGGCTGCAGTGCATCGAGCGGCGGCCGAAGCCGACCAGGTCGGGATAGGCCGGATGGGCGCCGATCCGCACGTCATGTTCGGCGGCCAGCGCTACGGTGCGACGCATGGTGCTCGGATCGGAGGCGTGGAAGCCGCAGGCGATGTTCGCGCAATCGACATGGGGCATGACTTGCTCATCAAGTCCCATCGTCCAGGCACCGAAGCTTTCGCCCATGTCGCAGTTGAGCAGCAGTCTGTTCATGCAGGGTCCTCAAGAATGCTGAACAAACTAGCCGAGAACCCGTCGAATGACCAACTCAACCCGACGCAGCAGGAGCATGTCATGAAGGTACTGATGGTACTGACCTCGCACGACAAGCTGGGAGACACCGGCAAGAAAACCGGGTTCTGGCTCGAAGAATTCGCCGCACCGTATTACGTGCTGAAGGATGCCGGTGCCGACATCACCCTCGCCTCGCCCGCTGGCGGGCAGCCGCCACTCGACCCGAAG
Above is a window of Halopseudomonas nanhaiensis DNA encoding:
- the pxpB gene encoding 5-oxoprolinase subunit PxpB is translated as MRVRIETAALDTLTLRLFDDIDEANMPWLLAAAERLRDRFGPALVELVPSYTTLMVTFDLLRLDERQARSHIAAALQNLQPLDDKRSGTLHEIPVWYHASVGPDLPILASRCAMDEAELVGMHCAREYSVFALGFAPGFAYMGLVEPQLAAPRLSTPRQHVPAGSVGIAERQTAVYPLVSPGGWNLLGRTPVALFDRQRDGYSLLRPGDRVRFIAVEHADFIRLGGDDTPMEAG
- a CDS encoding 5-oxoprolinase subunit PxpA, producing the protein MNRLLLNCDMGESFGAWTMGLDEQVMPHVDCANIACGFHASDPSTMRRTVALAAEHDVRIGAHPAYPDLVGFGRRSMHCSHQEVEDMLLYQIGALDGICRAEGTRVEYVKPHGALYNDMMRRPDLLRAVMQAVHRYDPALQLMLLARRDNSQAQVMASEVGLSLMFEAFADRAYDADGYLVGRDRPGAVHHLATDILEQALTLARGEPLVTTDGGALHLAADTLCVHGDNPGAVAVVRQIAAALADLR